The following are encoded in a window of Bacillus sp. SORGH_AS_0510 genomic DNA:
- a CDS encoding cytochrome-c oxidase, whose product MGIKLIKISVCYFVIGVCLGMYMSMTENFDFTPVHVHINLLGWTAMTLAGLIYVAFPGAAETTLAKVHFWLHNIALPIMMIGLAFLISGVDAAGPAVATGGTLMVLGVIIFAINVLKNVKN is encoded by the coding sequence ATGGGCATAAAGTTAATAAAAATTTCTGTCTGCTATTTTGTCATTGGTGTTTGTTTAGGTATGTATATGTCAATGACTGAGAATTTTGATTTCACTCCTGTACACGTCCATATTAACTTGTTAGGATGGACGGCCATGACTCTTGCTGGTCTTATTTATGTAGCTTTTCCAGGTGCTGCAGAAACAACTTTAGCAAAGGTTCATTTTTGGCTTCATAACATTGCACTCCCCATCATGATGATCGGTTTAGCTTTCTTAATTTCTGGTGTGGATGCCGCAGGGCCAGCTGTTGCTACCGGTGGAACCTTAATGGTTTTAGGTGTCATTATTTTCGCCATTAACGTCCTTAAAAACGTGAAGAACTAA
- a CDS encoding permease translates to MFGITLPQSFYQMNTIFISILIEALPFVTLGVLISGIIQIFVTEEMIAKIMPKNKILAVIFACFLGILFPSCECGIVPIVSRLVSKGVPISAGVAFMLSAPIINPVVLFATFIAFGSDWKIALYRAIGAIVVSILVGTFIAYRYKGSPFKEQFHHHHVHREKSWLKKIWQTLEHAVEEFFSMGKYLIIGSLIAAAVQTYVKTSTLVSIGQGPVSSSFVMMALSFILSLCSEADAFIASSFRTTFSTGSLLAFLVFGPMIDIKNLMMMLATFKKRLVFMIVTGVTITVFLYSLLF, encoded by the coding sequence ATGTTTGGAATAACATTACCGCAATCATTTTATCAAATGAATACAATTTTTATCTCTATCCTTATTGAAGCCCTGCCGTTTGTCACATTGGGAGTTTTAATTTCTGGTATCATACAAATATTTGTTACTGAAGAAATGATAGCAAAGATCATGCCTAAAAATAAGATTCTTGCTGTTATTTTTGCGTGTTTTCTAGGAATCTTATTTCCATCATGTGAATGTGGGATTGTTCCAATCGTAAGTCGGTTAGTTTCTAAAGGGGTACCTATTTCAGCCGGGGTTGCCTTTATGTTATCAGCACCCATTATAAATCCAGTTGTGCTTTTTGCGACGTTTATCGCATTTGGAAGTGATTGGAAAATTGCGCTTTATCGTGCAATTGGAGCCATCGTTGTATCCATTTTAGTGGGAACATTTATTGCCTACCGCTATAAGGGGTCACCATTTAAAGAACAATTTCATCACCATCACGTTCATCGAGAGAAAAGCTGGTTAAAGAAGATTTGGCAAACGCTAGAACATGCAGTAGAAGAGTTTTTCTCAATGGGGAAATACTTGATTATCGGCTCATTAATAGCTGCAGCCGTACAAACCTATGTTAAAACTTCTACACTTGTATCTATCGGACAAGGCCCTGTATCTTCTTCTTTCGTAATGATGGCACTTTCTTTCATTCTATCTCTATGTTCAGAAGCTGATGCGTTTATCGCATCATCCTTTAGAACAACTTTTTCTACTGGTTCTTTATTGGCCTTTTTAGTATTTGGACCAATGATTGATATAAAAAATTTAATGATGATGTTAGCAACCTTTAAAAAACGATTAGTATTCATGATTGTGACCGGTGTAACAATTACTGTTTTTCTATACTCTTTATTGTTTTAA